The genomic DNA CAATGAAACTCCACAAGAATAAAGTTGCACTACTAGTAGTCATGCCATAACTACGGAGATAGGTAGGGTATGATTCACTAGGAATAACCCAGGTAAGAGTAGCATAAGAACcgaagaaaaagaagtacATGATCATACCCGTGAAATAGACAccctcaacagcaacaaggTTTGATGCGGGAACGACGTAACTGACACCGACAAGTAACAGGCCAATGAAGAAACCAGGGAGAGTGAAATTGGCCCAGAATCTACGTCCAGCTCTGTCCATGTACAAAATAGCAGGGATGGTACCAAGAAGCagagcaccaccaccgaccAAAGACATAAGAATACTTTGTTTATCGTTGAAACCGATTTGGTTAATAAGGATAGACAGGTAGTAGAGAAGTCCATTAACACCAGTCATTTGACCCAGCATGATCATAATGTTGGCATATACCAAGGCACGTCTACATCTAGGGACTCTAAAGAAATCAAGCCAAACAAACTTCTTTTCGTGATGATCTTGATTCTTCTCTTCGATGGCAGCTCTACGGGTCTCCAAAAATTCAAGGTTGGCCTCAGTTGAAGAACCTCGAAGATTCTTCCACACTCTATAAGCATCTAACTCACGGCCTTTATGAATAAGCCATCTAGGAGTCTCTGACAAAACGAGCATTCCAAACACCATCACGGTAGAAAACACCAGCGATGATCCAAGCATATATCTCCAATTGCCTTtgacatcaacaaaaatggcACCTACACAATAACCAAATACCTCACCAAGGGCAATATTAAACTGATACAAAGAAACAACTCGGCCGCGAACAGCTGATGGAACACACTCGGCAACGTACATAGGTACAGTACCACCCTCGAGACCAAGACCCATACCAAGGACAAATCTTCCAGCAATCATCATGCCATAACTAATAGCACCTGCTTCCAGAGCAGCACCAATGGTGTAGAAAAGACAGGCCCATAGAATAGACTTTCTTCTGCCAAAGTACTCGTTACTGGGTGAAAGGATCAAACAGCCCAATACAGCTCCCAGAGGCATCATGGAGCTAACAAGAGAATCCTGATCTGAATCCATGTGTAGCGTTTTGGGCATGTAAAGGTTTGCACCACTGATGAGAGACTGATCCAAACCAGACAGTAGACCACCCATAGAAGCAAATAGAGCAATTACAAAGGTAGCATGCTTCTGACTTCTGAACTTGACCTTTGGAATATGAAATCCTGGCTCATTTGGATGTTCAGCAAGTTGTTGGTCAAGATCGGCGATAATAGTATCGACCTCACCACCGTAGTCATCATTGAGCTTGCTTTTGTCataaaaaatttcaacttTCTTCTCGTCGTCAGCCATCTTTGATATGAGATCTGTTAAAAGAAGATAAACAGGAAGATAGTTGACACGACATGATCCTCCACTTTTATAATCATCCGTAGATCAACAATAAGCTTTTCCGTGATCTGTATAGGCCGTCGAACGTAAAACATACTTCCAAAGACTGGTTTCAACCCCACAGTGGGGAGAAAGTCCCCCGCTAACAGtcatttgaaaagaaaaccCCCTGGATCATCACAACTTTCTCCCTGTATGTCGCCTTATGCGGGGTACGATGGACAACTTTCGGCAACTATTCAAAAACGCGATCATCAAACTGGGAAATCCAAAGTTTTACCCCCAAAATGATAAACCTAAACATAACCAAATGCAACTGATCACCTTTACATATTGCTAACACATTGAAGGTCTTTTACAGTTTTAAAAAACACAACAATCACCATAGATCTGTTATTTCCGCATTGGGCGGAACCTGCATATGAGAGACAGGCATATAACTGAACCAAGTTAGCGTCAAGTTAGAAATTTATCCGAAAAGATTCCCTATACAGATAAGCGGCCGGTTTTGTCCCAACCGTATGCCGTGTTTTTTGCCAATCAATACACCCGTTAATATTTAAAGTTTACCCACTTCTAACTTGTTTGCATCGTTTAATGAGCAACAACTTTGTTTTACGGTTGAGTTTTTTAGATTATTTCTTGCATGGAATACATCGTTTTGGTATATACGAGCATACTCAGTTTGAATAATCTTTTAAATAAAACGGATAAAACCGTGAACCCGCTTAAGAAAACAGTTATCGTCTCGATGACCCGCCGCAGCTCTATCTGTCTTGAAAGTGGGGGTTGACATTAATTATGCAATGTACGTCATCACATACTGCATCACAACTACAACCCCCAAAGTTTTAATGTCTCAAAGCACTTAAGAAAGCTgcattgatttcaaatTCGTCTACTGAGTTACAGGAATGATTGTTCGTTGGGTTGCAGATGGTCCTCACTGGTCTGTCAGAATCTGCATTTCTCTGTGAGCACTGTCCTGTGATTGATAAGCcattcttttgttttttcttgttgtgTTCATGCGAAGTGCGGGGTAAGCTCAATTAAGGTACGAACTTTTGAGATACGGTTTAAAATTCTATTTAAAATAGCATGAATATAGGAGAAGTA from Sugiyamaella lignohabitans strain CBS 10342 chromosome D, complete sequence includes the following:
- the ITR2 gene encoding myo-inositol transporter ITR2 (Myo-inositol transporter; member of the sugar transporter superfamily; expressed constitutively; ITR2 has a paralog, ITR1, that arose from the whole genome duplication; GO_component: GO:0016021 - integral component of membrane [Evidence IEA,IEA]; GO_component: GO:0016021 - integral component of membrane [Evidence ISM] [PMID 12192589]; GO_component: GO:0016020 - membrane [Evidence IEA,IEA]; GO_component: GO:0016020 - membrane [Evidence ISS] [PMID 2040626]; GO_component: GO:0005886 - plasma membrane [Evidence IEA,IEA]; GO_component: GO:0005886 - plasma membrane [Evidence IDA] [PMID 16233524]; GO_function: GO:0005365 - myo-inositol transmembrane transporter activity [Evidence IMP,ISS] [PMID 2040626]; GO_function: GO:0022891 - substrate-specific transmembrane transporter activity [Evidence IEA]; GO_function: GO:0022857 - transmembrane transporter activity [Evidence IEA]; GO_function: GO:0005215 - transporter activity [Evidence IEA]; GO_process: GO:0015798 - myo-inositol transport [Evidence IMP] [PMID 2040626]; GO_process: GO:0055085 - transmembrane transport [Evidence IEA]; GO_process: GO:0006810 - transport [Evidence IEA,IEA]), which translates into the protein MADDEKKVEIFYDKSKLNDDYGGEVDTIIADLDQQLAEHPNEPGFHIPKVKFRSQKHATFVIALFASMGGLLSGLDQSLISGANLYMPKTLHMDSDQDSLVSSMMPLGAVLGCLILSPSNEYFGRRKSILWACLFYTIGAALEAGAISYGMMIAGRFVLGMGLGLEGGTVPMYVAECVPSAVRGRVVSLYQFNIALGEVFGYCVGAIFVDVKGNWRYMLGSSLVFSTVMVFGMLVLSETPRWLIHKGRELDAYRVWKNLRGSSTEANLEFLETRRAAIEEKNQDHHEKKFVWLDFFRVPRCRRALVYANIMIMLGQMTGVNGLLYYLSILINQIGFNDKQSILMSLVGGGALLLGTIPAILYMDRAGRRFWANFTLPGFFIGLLLVGVSYVVPASNLVAVEGVYFTGMIMYFFFFGSYATLTWVIPSESYPTYLRSYGMTTSSATLFLWSFIVTFNFSRMQEAMGKIGLTLGFYGAIAVVGWFYQLFFMPETKGKTLEEIDLIFERPTKEIVAENMHSIRQGFSDIVHFRFRNLVK